ATTCATTTTGAATGACATTGCTGCTcgtacattaaaaaaaataattacctAATTTTCTGGCTTGAATACGGAGTTaaaactcttttctttcttcattttccgGTTCATTGCACTATAAAGTTTTTTCTATTCCTTCATCATTTTCATGAATTTCCTTTTGATTAAAGAAAGATACGGATTTGGAAGACTGAAAACTGGATAGTtgttaaaacataattaagaCTTCCATGAGTGGCTGCCagccaaaataaaaagataaaaagagcTCAAAACAGCAAGACGAAAAACGAAAGATGGCGGGTATATAATAGGCAGCGATAGAGCAAAATGCAGCGGGCAGATTGAAAGAATTATCGGTTGCGCTGTGCGTAATTTCTGCTAGCAAAGGACATCAGACTTTTCAATTAGGAAGAAGGAGAGAACCAAAGGGGAAACCTAGCTGATGGAATTATAATCCTAACTTTTAAATCTTTCTGCAAAGcacataaatatttacattcaggaaaagaaaatctagaaCAAGAGAAACGATAAATAGAAAAGTCATGTAAATGAAAGGAGAAAATTCAATCAGAAGGTCAAATGAATACGCCGGCCATACTGAAATCAGCTGTCTTCCCTTTATTCTCCGACTGGTTCTACGAACAACAACCGTTCACTTGTTGCCTCACAATTTCCTGAGCTTATTATTGATATCACCgaataaaaaaaactcaatGGGGAAAACTGTGAAGTCAACTCTGGCTGCAattcagaaaagaaagaaaagcaaagtCTGGCTGGCACAAATAATcattaataattaacaatgAAACAGGATAAAATGAAAGAGACCTGCAAATGATCCCATAATCTTTACAATCTAAGCATCTGGCACTTCTTCTCTTTACTGGTCGTGGACGGTATCAACTTCTTtgcaatattttcttttccatgtAAGGATCGATCTTTCTCTGCTCTTCCTTTAATTTCCTGATTTTACTGATGCTTAATTAACATGCATGTGATCAATTTCATTGATTGTACTTTACCGTTCATTGCTTCACTCTGCAGTGCAAGTCAGTAATTAAGttgggttttttctttttatatattttttgaaaactGTTGATTAAGTTGAGCtctgtttttgtgttaattttgttgttttcCATTTTCAGTGAATTGGTGACCTGCGTAGTTATCAGATAAATACTTCTTTTATAGACAtgcttattattttcatatatgaATGATGAGTTTGTGCGAAAACTGATGTCACTTTCGGAATTTATTGAGTTAATTCAGTGAGTCAGTTTGAATGAATACTGGAGAAAGAGGACTGTATTTCCATTGTAAAGGAAAGGAGGTCTATGAGGAGAATGGGATCAAGTAGAAATGTTAAAGACACTAGTGCccttaattttagaaattaaaaacgGATATCTCTATTTTGTCTCAAATCTTCCATTTTTAAGGATTGCTCCCTTCGATTGCCCATAATTGTGATTGAGAGAGCCAAAAATGATCATGGAGTTTTCGTTTCAGTTGTTTATTTCCACTCATATTTACAAGGtcttcttttaattgtttGATATCTGAAGGATGCTAGAGCATTTTTTTTGGAGTTGCTTCTTCTGATTTGGTAATGTGGACTATTTCATTGCATGGAAGAGTAACTGTAACACTTTAGTATTAATTCGATTACCCTTGTACTCTTTAGTCTTTGACTCTGTGTATAGGGTTAAGCAAGCAAATGCAAGTCACAGTTGTCCCAAGTGACACGATTTATATTCACTTCATTTATGGGTCTATATCACTCGATCTCTTCCTACACCATATCCTTAACCCTAAGTTTTGGTTGTTGTACTTTTGAAATATCTCATATTCTTCCTGATATTTTCTGTTTCCGGCTATCTCCAAGTACAAAAATGTATGCATTGTAGACTATAGTAGCTTAGGCTGAACACAGTCAAAATGTGAAAAGATTTCGTCTTGAATATAGTATTCGTATCTTATGAATGTTATAGTAGAATGGAGGATAACGGTCCATTAGGATTACTCCAGCTAGATCGTGATTAAGGCTTAGTTGAGTTGCTTTAATTTTACATTGTCGTATACTTGTAAGCTTCTATTGGGTAGCTCCTTTTGTCTCTTCAAAATTGTGATTTTTGCTTTTTCCCCTCGACTTATGTGTCTTGATATTTGCACAAGCTTATTTTGGTACATTTTAAatgttctttctcttttttacttttcttttttaaaatagaggGGCATTCTTCAACCATTTAAATCATGAGCTTTGGCTATTGTGAAGAAGATGACATGCATAAAGCTGCTGACATTGGAGGCCCATACCCCGTTAAAAGTTCAGAAGGTATTATCCAAGCTATACAGCTTTCATCAGGACATATCTTTCAGTTAGCAACTCATAAATATCTATGCCAATCTGCTAGTTGGGTTTGTTGAATGGACTTTATGTCTTTAACCAAATTTAAGGTGTTAAGATTGTGCTTTAAAACTAATGCAAGATCTCAGTTTTGAGACCTCCCTCCACCTCCTGTgaggttaatttcttatagaGTAAAACTACCCGCTTAAAAATATCCCCACCTCACTAACATTAACAACTAACATATATTAACTCTATCTTTGGCCAAAAAAAAACAGTTGTGCTAAACTAGAAATTGTTCATTTTCATAAAGAATTTGTTCAGGTTTTTGCAATTGTTTGTGGATTCTTgggtttgtttgtttttgcCATTAGTTTTGTCTGTAACACAAAATTGATATATCCTAGCAGATGATGCATCAGAAACAGCAGATACGGGAGGTCAGGCTATTGAAATCCAGCCTATTGAAGTCCCTTCCATTTCAGTGGATGAATTGAAGGAAGTTACTGATAACTTTGGGACAAAATCTCTTATTGGAAAGGGTTCATATGGAAGGGAATATTATGGGATTCTTAAAAGTGGACAGGCTGCAGttattaagaaattagatACAAGCGAACAGCCCGAGGATAAGTTCTTGGCACAGGTATgattaaaaacttaaatttgtTATATCTCCCACTTAGTTGACTTCCGTTTATGGTTTTGGGTTTACTTGTTAAATTTTGTTCCACTTTACAGGTTTCCTTGATATCACAGCTTAAGCATGAGAATCTTGTACAATTGCTTGGTTATTGTGTTGATGAAAATGCGCGTATACTTGCCTATGAACTTGCGTCCAATGGTTCTCTTCATGATATTCTTCATGGTATTTCTGATCATACTTCATTGTTTCAGTTATATACTATTAAATTTCATGATAGTGGTGCATACTTATATTTGTGTAATCAGTACTTACAATCCTAATGATCTGTTGTTGCAGGGAGGAAAGGTGTTAAAGGAGCACAATCTGATCCTGGCCTTTCATGGCAGCAGCGAGTAAAAATTGCTGTTGGCGCTGCAAAAGGCCTTGAATACTTGCATGAAAAGGCTGATCCTCGCATTATTCATCATGATATTAAGTCCAGCAATATTCTGATTTTTGACGATGATGTTGCAAAGATTTCAGATCTTGATTTATTAAA
The Ricinus communis isolate WT05 ecotype wild-type chromosome 1, ASM1957865v1, whole genome shotgun sequence DNA segment above includes these coding regions:
- the LOC8265894 gene encoding pto-interacting protein 1, which produces MSFGYCEEDDMHKAADIGGPYPVKSSEDDASETADTGGQAIEIQPIEVPSISVDELKEVTDNFGTKSLIGKGSYGREYYGILKSGQAAVIKKLDTSEQPEDKFLAQVSLISQLKHENLVQLLGYCVDENARILAYELASNGSLHDILHGRKGVKGAQSDPGLSWQQRVKIAVGAAKGLEYLHEKADPRIIHHDIKSSNILIFDDDVAKISDLDLLNQALDMEERLQAIDEGTFDYEYAMTSQSNAKGDVYGFGVVLLELLTGQEPVDHTLTQEQQNLVTWATEESSEDKFRQYVDTRLQGDYPLRAVTKMAAVAGLCVQDEADFRPNMRIVVKALEHLLNFKPEAAGETPSI